From a region of the Apibacter sp. B3706 genome:
- a CDS encoding DUF1493 family protein, with product MSLNKNNHFINDVVKIRGIINLINMVDHKLQLFLEKVLLSQWENKIQFKPEMKLYEDFGLIGHDANDFLTYFTKEFNVKISNEFKFNERFYPESYSALDILKSIFNKTVNIFLYQRLIYEKELKDLSIKELELAIERGVLL from the coding sequence GTGTCTTTGAATAAAAATAATCATTTTATTAATGATGTAGTTAAAATTAGAGGTATCATAAATTTAATAAATATGGTTGATCATAAATTACAATTATTTTTAGAGAAAGTTTTATTATCCCAATGGGAGAATAAAATACAATTTAAACCTGAAATGAAATTATATGAAGATTTTGGATTAATTGGACATGATGCAAATGATTTTCTTACATATTTTACGAAAGAATTTAATGTAAAGATTAGCAATGAATTTAAATTTAACGAAAGGTTTTATCCTGAAAGCTATTCTGCGTTAGATATATTAAAAAGTATATTTAATAAAACCGTAAATATTTTTCTTTATCAACGATTAATTTATGAAAAAGAATTAAAGGATCTTAGTATAAAAGAATTAGAATTAGCTATTGAAAGGGGGGTGCTATTATAA
- a CDS encoding bifunctional folylpolyglutamate synthase/dihydrofolate synthase — translation MQTYEEILEWLYTQVSNYQNVGNSAYKPGFENIIKLSEILGNPHRKFKSIHIAGTNGKGSVSNMTASILKEAGYKVGLFTSPHLKNFTERIRVDGKECPSEFVYNFLITIRDHFTKDFNPSFFELTTAMAFSYFAKEKVDIAVIEVGIGGRLDSTNIITPEVCAITSISMDHVDLLGDTLEKIATEKAGIIKPGIPVVIGEDKEEVKKLLVHIAQERNAEYIDATKNKVNYPSDLKGIYQEKNKKTVVSIIDVLNDKGFKISVDQVKKGLLHVKDSMNFRGRWEILQWENPVIICDTAHNEDGFKQLAEQFKRVTYKKLRIVIGFVKGKDLDKIFPLLPIDAIYYFVKPAIQRGLHPNEYTEKIDLYFKNYQKFDSVAEGFDAAKTQSDKEDLIFIGGSNFVVAEIF, via the coding sequence ATGCAGACATATGAAGAAATTTTAGAGTGGTTGTATACCCAAGTTTCAAATTATCAAAATGTCGGGAATTCTGCATATAAGCCCGGATTTGAAAATATAATAAAACTGAGTGAAATTTTAGGAAATCCTCACAGAAAATTTAAATCCATACATATTGCGGGAACTAATGGAAAAGGGAGTGTTTCTAATATGACCGCCTCCATTTTAAAAGAAGCCGGGTATAAAGTGGGATTATTTACTTCTCCTCATCTTAAAAATTTCACTGAACGGATAAGGGTTGACGGAAAAGAATGCCCCTCAGAGTTTGTATATAATTTTTTAATTACTATTAGAGATCATTTTACTAAGGATTTTAATCCTTCCTTCTTTGAATTAACAACCGCTATGGCTTTTAGCTATTTTGCTAAAGAAAAAGTTGATATAGCTGTAATAGAGGTTGGAATAGGCGGAAGGTTAGATTCAACAAATATCATTACTCCCGAAGTATGTGCAATAACAAGTATATCGATGGATCATGTGGATTTATTGGGAGATACACTTGAAAAAATAGCCACAGAAAAAGCGGGGATTATTAAACCCGGAATTCCTGTAGTTATTGGAGAAGATAAGGAAGAAGTTAAAAAATTACTAGTACATATTGCTCAAGAGCGTAATGCCGAATATATAGATGCGACAAAAAATAAGGTAAACTATCCATCAGATTTAAAAGGTATATATCAAGAAAAAAATAAAAAAACGGTAGTAAGTATTATCGATGTTTTAAATGATAAAGGATTTAAAATATCTGTTGATCAGGTTAAAAAGGGCCTTTTGCATGTAAAAGATTCAATGAACTTTAGAGGAAGATGGGAGATTTTGCAATGGGAAAATCCAGTGATTATCTGCGATACGGCCCATAATGAGGATGGCTTTAAACAATTGGCCGAACAATTTAAACGGGTAACCTATAAAAAACTGAGAATTGTAATCGGTTTTGTAAAAGGTAAAGATTTAGATAAAATATTTCCACTATTGCCGATTGATGCCATCTATTATTTTGTAAAACCGGCTATTCAAAGAGGACTACATCCCAATGAATATACCGAAAAAATAGATTTATACTTCAAAAATTATCAAAAATTCGATAGTGTAGCAGAAGGATTTGATGCCGCTAAAACCCAGTCTGACAAAGAAGATTTGATTTTTATAGGAGGAAGTAATTTTGTGGTAGCAGAAATTTTTTAA
- the rpsT gene encoding 30S ribosomal protein S20, producing the protein MANHKSAIKRIRQNHVRRLRNKYYHKSARTAIKELRAETDKTVAVGKLPAVFSQIDKLAKRNIIHKNKASNLKSKLNKHVNALA; encoded by the coding sequence ATGGCAAATCATAAGTCAGCAATAAAAAGAATAAGACAGAATCACGTAAGAAGATTACGTAATAAGTATTATCATAAATCAGCTCGTACAGCTATTAAAGAATTAAGAGCTGAAACAGATAAAACTGTAGCGGTAGGTAAATTACCGGCTGTTTTTTCTCAGATTGATAAGTTAGCAAAAAGAAACATTATTCATAAGAATAAAGCGTCTAACTTGAAATCTAAATTAAACAAGCACGTTAACGCATTAGCGTAA
- a CDS encoding M16 family metallopeptidase: protein MKKIFLLLVLTFFIMTTNAQTYKTKSVTDSKGYTYETVTNDPSNSRIYTLKNGLKVYLSRNNDEPRIQTYIPVRTGSANDPSENTGLAHYLEHMMFKGTSKLGTSDWDKESVLLNRISDLYEQHKAEKNPKKKKEIYKKIDEVSQEASKYAIANEYDKLISELGATGTNAHTWLDETVYKNNIPSNELERWLFVEKERFSELVLRLFHTELEAVYEEFNRAQDNDMRLVNYELMDALFPTHPYGQQTTIGTSEHLKNPSMKAIHEYYETYYVPNNMAIVLVGDLNFDETIQLVDTYFGNFKYKELPVLKKPIEQPLTSVVKRVVKSPSSERIQLAFRCSGAGSKEALYVKMVNMILNNSGAGLIDININQKQLAQGAGSYISIFKDYGLHSLYGAPREGQSLEQVQKLLLDQLEIIKKGNFDDWLIKAIVNDLKTQRISSWDTANGVATQMYNAFIQNLSWQQILDEFNELDKMNKESIVKFANEFYKDNYVVVYKEKGTNDKLVRVENPGITPITLNRTEQSDFYKKFSQLPEKEIQPQFIDYKKLITFDHVKNIPLSYIKNSNNELGNLYYIFDFGSDNNEELDLALNYLSLLGTDKYTKSNLEKEFYKIGISYSIQVQNEQIFLNLQGLEKNIPKGIELFEHFLQNANPDSETYQKYVQTILKARKNSKLNKQAILNALALYARYGENNRLRNTISEADLLNKKPADLVKICKSLFDYKHEIFYYGPNESVIKKAVQKYHNFGSGKEYNSPITYKELASDGSLFFAPYDMVQAEILFQSRGNKFDIAKMPYAKVFGEYFGRGLSSIVFQEIRESKSLAYSAYASYTIASDKDKYDYVSSYIGTQANKLPQAVDAMKDLMNNMPEIAKQFDNAKKSALKQIASDRITKSAIYWSYLSAKKRGIDYDLRKDMYSQIQTLQLKDLKDFFNREIKGKTYNVSLIGKKENLNWNSVKKLGTVHELSIDELFNY, encoded by the coding sequence ATGAAAAAAATATTTTTATTACTTGTATTAACATTTTTTATAATGACCACGAACGCACAAACCTATAAAACTAAATCAGTAACAGATTCAAAGGGGTATACTTATGAAACGGTAACGAACGATCCCTCCAATTCAAGAATTTATACGCTGAAAAATGGTTTAAAAGTATATTTATCCCGAAATAATGATGAACCAAGAATTCAAACATACATTCCGGTACGTACCGGATCTGCTAATGATCCGTCCGAGAATACCGGTCTTGCTCATTATTTAGAGCATATGATGTTTAAGGGAACCAGTAAACTCGGAACTTCTGATTGGGACAAAGAATCTGTATTATTAAACCGTATTTCAGATTTATACGAACAACATAAAGCTGAAAAAAATCCAAAAAAGAAAAAGGAAATTTATAAAAAAATAGATGAAGTATCCCAAGAAGCATCTAAATACGCCATTGCTAACGAATACGACAAATTAATTTCAGAATTGGGCGCAACCGGAACCAATGCGCATACTTGGCTAGATGAAACGGTTTATAAAAACAATATTCCATCCAACGAATTAGAAAGATGGTTATTTGTTGAAAAAGAACGATTTTCCGAATTAGTTTTACGTCTCTTTCACACAGAATTGGAAGCTGTTTATGAAGAATTTAATCGCGCTCAAGATAACGATATGCGTTTGGTTAATTATGAATTGATGGATGCTCTATTTCCTACCCATCCTTATGGACAACAAACTACTATAGGAACATCCGAGCATTTGAAAAATCCATCCATGAAAGCAATTCATGAATATTATGAGACTTATTATGTTCCTAATAATATGGCAATTGTATTGGTGGGCGACTTAAATTTTGATGAAACCATACAATTAGTAGATACCTATTTCGGCAATTTCAAATATAAAGAATTGCCCGTTTTGAAAAAACCCATTGAACAGCCGTTGACCTCTGTTGTTAAAAGAGTAGTAAAAAGTCCATCTTCAGAAAGAATCCAATTAGCTTTTAGGTGTAGTGGAGCCGGTAGCAAAGAGGCTCTTTACGTTAAAATGGTTAATATGATTTTGAATAATTCCGGTGCGGGGTTAATCGATATAAATATCAATCAAAAACAATTAGCTCAAGGGGCTGGATCTTACATATCTATTTTTAAAGACTATGGTCTTCATTCCTTATATGGAGCTCCAAGAGAAGGACAATCTTTGGAACAAGTACAAAAACTTTTACTAGATCAGTTAGAAATCATAAAAAAAGGAAATTTTGATGATTGGTTGATTAAAGCTATTGTCAACGATTTAAAAACGCAACGCATCAGCAGCTGGGATACAGCTAACGGGGTAGCAACTCAAATGTATAATGCTTTTATCCAAAATTTATCTTGGCAACAAATTTTAGATGAATTTAATGAGTTGGATAAAATGAATAAAGAGAGTATTGTAAAATTTGCCAATGAATTTTATAAGGATAATTATGTTGTGGTTTATAAAGAAAAAGGAACCAATGATAAACTGGTACGAGTTGAAAATCCGGGAATAACTCCTATAACTTTAAATCGTACGGAACAATCAGATTTTTATAAAAAATTCTCCCAACTTCCCGAAAAAGAAATTCAACCTCAATTTATAGACTATAAAAAATTAATAACTTTTGATCATGTAAAAAATATTCCTCTTTCCTATATTAAAAATTCAAATAACGAATTAGGAAATCTATATTATATATTTGACTTTGGATCAGATAACAATGAAGAATTGGATCTGGCCTTAAATTATCTTTCCCTTCTGGGCACTGATAAGTATACAAAATCCAATCTTGAAAAAGAGTTCTATAAAATAGGAATCAGTTATTCTATTCAGGTTCAAAATGAACAAATATTCCTAAACCTGCAAGGTTTAGAAAAAAATATCCCAAAAGGTATAGAATTATTTGAACATTTTTTGCAAAATGCTAATCCTGATTCAGAAACATATCAAAAATATGTACAAACTATACTTAAAGCCAGAAAAAATTCTAAATTAAATAAACAGGCAATACTGAATGCTTTAGCTTTGTATGCCCGTTATGGAGAAAATAACAGGTTAAGAAATACTATTTCTGAAGCGGATTTATTAAACAAAAAACCTGCGGACTTAGTTAAGATATGTAAAAGTTTATTCGATTACAAACATGAAATATTTTACTATGGACCGAATGAATCTGTTATTAAAAAAGCGGTTCAAAAATATCATAATTTCGGAAGCGGAAAAGAGTATAATTCCCCTATAACTTATAAGGAACTTGCATCTGACGGCAGCTTGTTTTTTGCTCCTTACGATATGGTACAAGCCGAAATACTTTTCCAATCAAGAGGAAATAAATTTGATATAGCTAAAATGCCTTATGCAAAAGTATTTGGTGAGTATTTCGGCAGAGGTCTGTCTTCCATTGTTTTTCAAGAAATTCGAGAAAGTAAATCATTAGCTTATTCTGCTTATGCCAGTTATACCATCGCTTCTGATAAGGATAAATACGATTATGTTTCTTCCTATATTGGAACTCAAGCCAATAAATTACCACAAGCAGTTGATGCAATGAAAGATTTAATGAACAATATGCCTGAAATTGCTAAACAATTTGACAATGCTAAAAAAAGTGCTTTGAAACAAATTGCTTCAGACCGTATCACTAAATCAGCAATTTATTGGTCCTATCTTTCCGCCAAAAAAAGAGGAATTGATTACGATTTAAGAAAAGATATGTATTCTCAAATACAAACATTGCAACTTAAGGATCTTAAAGATTTTTTTAATCGTGAAATCAAGGGAAAAACCTATAATGTATCTTTAATTGGAAAAAAGGAAAATCTTAATTGGAATTCGGTTAAAAAATTAGGAACTGTTCATGAATTGTCTATTGATGAATTATTTAATTATTAA
- a CDS encoding L-threonylcarbamoyladenylate synthase translates to MAKTLRIYPENPSEKAINEIVEVLKKGGIIVYPTDTVYGLGCDIFNHKAMEKLSRIKNVKLEKTNFSFVCNDLRNLSQYTKPIETNLFKLLKRTLPGPFTYILAASNTLPSYYKNKKTVGIRIPDHSIPRIIVEKLGNPIASTSTHDDDEILEYITDPELIAEKYDKLVDIVIDSGAGGYTPSTVVDLTSGSPEILRRGKGDLDLYI, encoded by the coding sequence AAGAATTTATCCGGAAAATCCTTCAGAAAAAGCAATTAATGAAATAGTTGAGGTATTAAAAAAGGGAGGAATTATTGTTTATCCTACCGATACGGTTTATGGATTGGGTTGTGATATCTTTAATCACAAAGCCATGGAAAAGCTTTCCAGAATTAAAAATGTTAAACTGGAAAAAACAAACTTTTCCTTTGTTTGTAATGATTTACGGAATTTATCTCAGTATACTAAGCCCATTGAAACGAATCTATTTAAACTTCTGAAAAGAACTTTGCCGGGGCCTTTTACTTATATTCTTGCAGCTTCCAATACGCTGCCCTCTTATTATAAGAATAAAAAAACAGTAGGAATTAGAATTCCCGATCATAGTATTCCTAGAATTATCGTTGAAAAATTAGGCAATCCCATAGCATCCACTTCAACACATGATGATGACGAGATTTTAGAATATATTACAGATCCCGAATTAATAGCCGAGAAATATGATAAATTAGTAGATATTGTTATTGATAGCGGTGCGGGAGGTTATACTCCTTCTACGGTTGTTGATTTAACTTCCGGGAGTCCGGAAATACTCCGCCGGGGAAAAGGTGATTTAGATCTGTATATTTAA
- a CDS encoding 2,3-bisphosphoglycerate-dependent phosphoglycerate mutase, with product MAILVLLRHGQSVWNLENKFTGWVDVELSDKGKEEAKKAGDQLKGLHFDYAYSSALKRAQETLQIALNEAGIKNVPTKFDKALNERMYGDLQGLNKAETAKKFGDEQVHIWRRSYDVAPPNGESLKDTAERVIPYFESEIVPKIKEGKNIIIAAHGNSLRALVMYLEKMTPEEIIKFEIATGVPRLYELDSNLHVLKVKNL from the coding sequence ATGGCAATTTTAGTATTACTGAGACACGGTCAGAGTGTTTGGAATCTGGAAAATAAATTTACCGGTTGGGTTGATGTAGAATTATCCGACAAAGGAAAAGAAGAGGCTAAAAAAGCCGGCGATCAGCTTAAAGGTTTACATTTTGATTATGCGTATTCATCTGCTTTGAAAAGAGCTCAAGAAACTTTACAAATCGCGTTGAATGAAGCCGGAATAAAAAATGTACCTACGAAATTTGATAAAGCATTAAATGAAAGAATGTATGGAGATCTACAAGGCTTAAATAAGGCTGAAACAGCTAAGAAATTTGGAGATGAACAAGTTCATATTTGGCGAAGAAGTTACGATGTAGCTCCGCCTAATGGAGAGAGCCTTAAAGATACTGCAGAAAGAGTAATTCCTTATTTTGAAAGTGAGATAGTTCCAAAAATTAAGGAGGGAAAAAACATAATCATAGCTGCACATGGAAATAGTTTACGTGCATTAGTTATGTATTTAGAAAAAATGACTCCAGAAGAAATTATAAAATTTGAAATAGCTACAGGAGTGCCCAGACTCTATGAATTAGATTCCAATTTACATGTTTTAAAGGTTAAAAATCTCTAA
- a CDS encoding class I SAM-dependent methyltransferase has translation MQSVLRTLFGYLARPQLYPELVRKIYKNIFDRGSAVQGKKESEIWCAERAISQDDAIYQITKNEYSLYKDFAGPMEESKKIEAACPVKMGGAGALDLIYALCEYTLAKNVIETGVAYGWSSLAALLSLQKRGGNLYSSDMPYLDRNNDKFVGCVVPDNLRNYWKLFRQADKESLPKIFKEQQTFEIAHYDSDKSYKGRMWAYPLLWERIEKNGFFISDDIGDNSAFMDWVNQNHLQTVIVEFEGKYVGIVKKV, from the coding sequence ATGCAATCAGTTTTAAGAACATTATTCGGTTATTTAGCCAGACCACAATTATATCCGGAATTAGTAAGAAAAATTTATAAAAATATTTTCGACAGAGGGAGCGCGGTTCAAGGAAAAAAAGAATCCGAAATATGGTGTGCAGAAAGAGCAATCAGTCAGGATGATGCAATTTACCAGATTACAAAAAATGAATACTCTTTATATAAAGATTTTGCAGGACCAATGGAGGAGTCCAAAAAAATTGAGGCGGCTTGTCCGGTTAAAATGGGCGGAGCCGGAGCACTAGATCTTATCTACGCATTATGTGAATATACTCTGGCTAAAAATGTTATAGAAACCGGAGTAGCTTACGGATGGAGTTCTCTGGCGGCTTTATTGTCTTTACAAAAAAGAGGTGGAAATTTGTATAGTTCAGATATGCCTTATTTGGACAGGAATAATGATAAATTTGTTGGATGTGTAGTACCTGATAATCTTAGAAACTATTGGAAATTATTTAGACAAGCAGATAAAGAATCTTTGCCTAAAATATTCAAAGAACAACAGACTTTTGAGATAGCTCATTATGATAGCGATAAAAGTTATAAAGGTAGAATGTGGGCCTATCCTTTACTATGGGAAAGAATAGAAAAAAACGGCTTTTTTATCAGTGATGATATTGGAGATAATTCTGCTTTTATGGATTGGGTAAATCAAAATCATTTACAAACGGTAATTGTCGAATTTGAAGGAAAATATGTGGGAATTGTAAAAAAAGTATAG
- the nhaA gene encoding Na+/H+ antiporter NhaA: MRKTIKDFMNNEKSVGILLILCTIFSIILSNSTFHTFYHNFWETSVSFKLGNEYLFSTQGNALTVSELINDGLMSIFFLMVGLELIREIHIGKLSNRSQALLPVLGAIGGMIIPAGIYAYLNLGKDTISGAGIPMATDIAFALGVLSLLGKKIPLSLRVFLTALAVIDDLGAILVIAFFYTKKLSWIFLFFALFIWTILLLFKKLKINHLYLYIIGGIGIWYCLLNSGVHATLAGILLAFAIPFEGGNPHVQAMKLLSILQLPVNFIILPLFALANTALSIQLNIQELFSQSYTLGIFFGLIVGKPLGIILFTYLACALKFCRLPSETDWKQMIGIGFLGGIGFTMSIFITLLAFNPAIHADYITHAKIMILFSSLCSALIGYIYLYFIFRKNKI; encoded by the coding sequence ATGCGAAAAACGATTAAAGATTTTATGAATAATGAGAAGTCCGTCGGGATACTTCTTATCTTGTGTACAATCTTTTCCATAATATTGTCAAATTCAACGTTTCACACTTTCTATCATAATTTTTGGGAAACATCGGTATCCTTCAAATTAGGAAATGAATATCTTTTTAGCACCCAGGGGAATGCATTAACTGTATCTGAACTAATAAATGATGGGTTAATGAGTATATTTTTTTTAATGGTGGGATTGGAACTTATCCGTGAAATACATATTGGAAAACTTTCCAATCGTTCGCAAGCCCTTTTACCTGTTTTGGGAGCTATAGGCGGAATGATTATTCCTGCGGGAATATATGCATATTTAAATTTAGGAAAAGACACCATTTCTGGCGCCGGAATTCCTATGGCAACCGATATAGCATTTGCGTTGGGGGTATTGAGTTTATTAGGAAAAAAAATTCCCTTGTCTCTCCGTGTATTTCTCACTGCCTTAGCTGTAATTGACGATTTAGGGGCTATTTTAGTTATAGCCTTTTTTTACACTAAAAAACTTTCTTGGATCTTTTTATTTTTTGCCTTATTCATATGGACGATACTATTACTTTTTAAAAAACTAAAGATCAATCATTTATATTTATATATAATCGGCGGTATAGGAATTTGGTATTGCTTACTTAATTCCGGTGTACATGCAACTCTTGCGGGTATACTACTGGCATTTGCCATACCCTTTGAAGGAGGTAATCCCCATGTTCAAGCCATGAAATTACTATCTATACTCCAATTACCTGTCAATTTTATAATACTTCCTCTTTTTGCACTTGCCAACACAGCCTTATCTATTCAATTAAATATTCAAGAGCTTTTCTCTCAATCGTACACTCTTGGAATATTTTTTGGCTTAATCGTTGGAAAACCTTTAGGAATTATTTTATTTACTTATCTGGCTTGTGCTTTGAAATTTTGTAGGCTTCCTTCGGAAACAGATTGGAAGCAAATGATAGGAATCGGTTTTTTAGGTGGAATTGGATTTACTATGTCTATTTTTATTACCTTACTGGCTTTTAATCCGGCTATACATGCCGACTATATAACTCATGCTAAAATTATGATTCTATTTTCCTCCCTATGTTCTGCTTTAATTGGATATATATACTTATATTTTATATTCCGAAAAAATAAAATCTAA